Proteins encoded by one window of Aeromicrobium yanjiei:
- a CDS encoding ATP/GTP-binding protein — protein MPTAGPCAAIASADSRRDPGRDVIRRRRRRDTTATAAEDLSEAQKGADAKAARDLAKNPTRPGSRGWAGRAAGGVSYLQAPTEWRGTTVQVCGLWPYAAGSGSPMVGVPLGRNMLTGGTLCCDPISWFQRANLISNPSAFVLGLPGLGKSSLVRRMALGLSGFGVNPMVFGDLKPDYVDLIREMDGQVIDLGRGRGAINVLDPGEAYEAAERLTGAHRQQVLADAHGRRLTMVGALITILRAEPPTDREETIIDRALKILDERHDGIPVLADLLKVIQDAPEDLRHVALDRGDINRYRDITEGLEATLMGLTSGGRFGNIFSQQTTVPMKRDRPVVFDISSIDDSESDLQAAVMLACWSYGFGAINVAHALADAGLEPQRNYFVVLDELWRAIRAGRGMVDRVDALTRLNRQRGVGMAMISHTMADLMSLPDEHDRMKARGFVERAGMVLCGGLPQSEMPRLNEAVMMSRAEEQMLVGWSAPPSWDPQSGREAEPPGRGKFLVKVGGRPGIPFQVALTDVERAVNDTNKRWHDAIEPTDGNSLLGSQAI, from the coding sequence ATGCCTACCGCTGGGCCTTGTGCTGCAATCGCATCTGCGGATTCCCGTCGAGATCCGGGACGCGATGTGATCCGGAGACGGCGGCGCCGCGACACCACCGCGACGGCGGCCGAAGACCTGAGCGAAGCGCAGAAGGGTGCGGACGCCAAGGCCGCGAGAGACCTGGCGAAGAACCCCACCCGCCCGGGTTCGCGTGGCTGGGCCGGCAGAGCTGCCGGGGGAGTGTCCTACCTGCAGGCACCCACGGAGTGGCGCGGCACAACCGTGCAGGTGTGCGGCCTGTGGCCCTACGCCGCCGGCTCCGGGTCACCGATGGTCGGTGTCCCGCTTGGCCGCAACATGCTGACCGGCGGCACCCTGTGCTGCGACCCGATCAGCTGGTTCCAGCGCGCCAACCTCATCTCCAACCCGTCCGCGTTCGTGCTCGGGCTGCCCGGCCTGGGCAAGAGCAGCCTGGTGCGGCGGATGGCGCTGGGCCTGTCAGGTTTCGGGGTGAACCCGATGGTCTTCGGTGACCTGAAACCGGACTACGTTGACCTGATCCGAGAGATGGACGGACAGGTCATCGACCTTGGGCGTGGACGCGGCGCGATCAATGTCCTCGACCCGGGCGAAGCGTATGAGGCAGCTGAACGGCTCACCGGCGCCCACCGCCAGCAGGTTCTTGCCGACGCGCACGGCCGCCGCCTCACGATGGTCGGTGCCCTCATCACCATTTTGCGAGCAGAACCCCCCACCGATCGTGAAGAGACGATCATCGACCGGGCGCTGAAGATCCTGGACGAGCGGCACGATGGCATTCCGGTGCTGGCGGATCTGCTCAAGGTCATCCAGGACGCCCCCGAGGACCTGCGTCACGTGGCCCTGGACCGGGGCGACATCAACCGTTACCGCGACATCACCGAGGGCCTGGAGGCGACCCTGATGGGTCTGACGTCGGGTGGGCGGTTCGGGAACATCTTCTCCCAACAGACCACCGTCCCGATGAAACGTGACCGGCCCGTCGTGTTCGACATCTCCTCGATCGACGACTCCGAATCGGACCTGCAGGCCGCCGTCATGCTGGCGTGCTGGTCCTACGGCTTCGGCGCCATCAACGTCGCCCACGCACTGGCCGATGCCGGACTGGAGCCGCAACGGAACTACTTCGTCGTCCTGGACGAGCTGTGGCGCGCGATCCGCGCCGGAAGGGGCATGGTCGACCGCGTCGACGCCCTCACCCGGCTCAACCGCCAACGCGGCGTCGGCATGGCGATGATCTCCCACACCATGGCCGACCTAATGTCGCTGCCCGACGAGCACGACCGAATGAAAGCCCGCGGCTTCGTCGAGCGCGCCGGCATGGTGCTATGCGGGGGCCTCCCGCAGTCCGAGATGCCACGGCTCAACGAGGCCGTGATGATGTCCCGCGCCGAAGAGCAAATGCTGGTCGGCTGGTCAGCCCCACCGTCATGGGACCCCCAGTCCGGCCGAGAAGCCGAACCACCCGGACGGGGCAAGTTCCTGGTCAAAGTCGGTGGACGTCCCGGCATCCCGTTCCAAGTCGCCCTGACCGACGTCGAGCGGGCCGTCAACGACACCAACAAACGCTGGCACGACGCCATCGAACCCACCGACGGCAACAGCCTCCTAGGAAGCCAGGCCATCTGA
- a CDS encoding SCO6880 family protein has product MEASNEAAKVRTYGNFRRPESPGIGPLGTIGTGVVFAGILGLIVLMTLHQLMVAAVWTILVVIVLSLMIVKDSHGRSGLQRLANRIGWRRTKSRRQHVYRSGVLGRTGWGTFQLPGLLAQTKLTEHHDSYNRPFAVLETPSVGHFSVVIGCEPDGASLVDQHQIDSWVAAWGDWLAALGHELGVVAAAVTVETAPDTGARLRREVTGRIDPNAPELAKTMLGQVMDNYPVGSAQVRAWVSLTFNGRTYAGKKRNADDVARDLAARLPGLTQTLAATGAGPARPVDAQTLCEIVRVAYDPAAAALIDDVHAGGHAPNLSWTDVGPTATETGWDYYRHDGAFSRTWEMTSAPRGEVFSSVLTRLLSPHGEVDRKRVTIIYRPLDSAKAARTVETDKRNADFRIGSSNRPSARAVTSARSAASTAAEEAKGAGLVDFGILITATVTDSDRMPDARAAIDNLAATARLVIRPVYGSQDTAFAACLPLGLVLQSHLRIPVEIRDAM; this is encoded by the coding sequence ATGGAAGCAAGTAACGAGGCCGCGAAGGTTCGGACGTACGGCAACTTTCGACGCCCCGAGTCACCCGGTATCGGCCCTTTGGGCACGATCGGGACCGGTGTGGTGTTCGCTGGCATCCTCGGCCTGATCGTGCTGATGACGTTGCACCAGCTGATGGTCGCCGCTGTTTGGACGATCCTGGTGGTGATCGTGCTGTCCCTGATGATCGTCAAGGACTCCCACGGCCGCTCGGGCCTGCAGCGCCTCGCCAACCGGATCGGTTGGCGACGCACCAAGAGCCGCCGCCAGCACGTTTACCGTTCCGGTGTCCTGGGCCGGACCGGCTGGGGAACGTTCCAGCTGCCCGGGCTGCTCGCGCAGACCAAGCTCACCGAGCACCACGACTCCTACAACCGTCCTTTTGCTGTGCTGGAGACACCGTCGGTCGGCCACTTCTCGGTGGTCATCGGGTGTGAGCCCGATGGCGCTTCTTTGGTGGACCAGCACCAGATCGACTCCTGGGTGGCCGCGTGGGGCGACTGGCTCGCAGCGCTCGGCCACGAACTTGGTGTGGTGGCGGCCGCGGTGACTGTGGAGACCGCGCCAGACACCGGCGCACGCCTGCGCCGCGAGGTCACGGGGCGGATCGACCCGAACGCACCCGAGCTGGCCAAGACGATGCTGGGCCAAGTGATGGACAACTATCCGGTTGGCTCAGCACAGGTCCGGGCATGGGTGTCGCTGACGTTCAACGGCCGCACCTACGCGGGCAAGAAACGCAACGCTGACGACGTGGCCCGCGATCTCGCAGCACGTCTGCCGGGCCTGACGCAGACTCTCGCAGCCACGGGTGCGGGACCGGCCAGGCCGGTCGACGCGCAGACACTGTGCGAGATCGTCCGCGTCGCGTACGACCCGGCCGCGGCCGCCCTCATCGACGACGTCCACGCCGGCGGTCACGCCCCGAACCTGTCGTGGACGGACGTCGGACCCACGGCTACGGAGACGGGCTGGGACTACTACCGCCACGATGGCGCGTTCTCGCGCACCTGGGAGATGACATCCGCGCCCAGAGGTGAGGTGTTCTCCTCGGTGCTGACCCGGCTGTTGTCCCCGCACGGCGAGGTCGACCGCAAGCGAGTCACCATCATCTACCGGCCGTTGGACTCGGCTAAGGCTGCCCGAACCGTCGAAACCGACAAACGCAACGCAGACTTCCGCATCGGCTCGTCCAACCGGCCCTCTGCTCGAGCTGTCACGTCAGCCAGGTCGGCGGCATCGACCGCGGCCGAAGAGGCCAAGGGCGCCGGGCTGGTCGACTTCGGCATCCTCATCACCGCCACCGTCACCGACTCCGACCGGATGCCCGATGCCCGGGCGGCGATCGACAACCTCGCCGCCACCGCAAGGCTCGTGATCCGACCCGTCTACGGGTCCCAAGACACCGCATTCGCAGCATGCCTACCGCTGGGCCTTGTGCTGCAATCGCATCTGCGGATTCCCGTCGAGATCCGGGACGCGATGTGA